The genome window ATATAATGAGATCGTTCACAGAAGAGAGGCGTGCAAGGAGTTATGACCATGAAAAAGGTGAGACTCGGAAGAACCGGCCTGATGGTAACCAGAATGGGATGGGGTGGAATCCCAATACAGCGGATCAGCGAGCAGGAGGCAGTCGCGGTTATACGGGCTGTAGTCGAGATGGGCGTAGACCTCCTGGATACGGCTCGCGCCTATACAGACAGCGAGCGTAAGATCGGGCTCGCTCTTCAGGGCATAGACATGCCTGTCATCATTTCTTCAAAGTCACAGACAAAGACAGCGAAGATCTACGATGATGTGAAGAAGAGTCTTGAAGAGTTACAGGCGCGCAAAGTCCACATCTATCATCTCCACAACATTACCAAACAGGAAGAATACGAGCAGGTCATGGCCCCGGGAGGCGCGTACGAAGGCCTCGAGCGCGCACGAGACCAGGGCTTGATCGATCACATTGCTGTCTCCAGCCATTCACTCGATCTCCTCGAGCGGATGATCGAAGAAGATCGATTCGACGTTATCCTGGCCTGCTACAGTTTCCTCGAACCCGATGCGGCAAAAAAAGTTTTTCCACTGGCCCGAAAAAAG of Syntrophorhabdales bacterium contains these proteins:
- a CDS encoding aldo/keto reductase; translation: MKKVRLGRTGLMVTRMGWGGIPIQRISEQEAVAVIRAVVEMGVDLLDTARAYTDSERKIGLALQGIDMPVIISSKSQTKTAKIYDDVKKSLEELQARKVHIYHLHNITKQEEYEQVMAPGGAYEGLERARDQGLIDHIAVSSHSLDLLERMIEEDRFDVILACYSFLEPDAAKKVFPLARKKDIGIMTMKALSGGVIEEAGPALRYVLAEEGIVPIPGSETLERARENWKIFVEGGSLTESDEERIEAIRKQFDRVFCRRCDYCQPCTEGISIQFLIGLKSTVKRFGNQVDELKWMQDMIARARNCSECGECMSRCPYQLPIPELIKANLEWFDSLKH